The following is a genomic window from Collimonas fungivorans Ter331.
ATTGGCGCTGGCCTGGTTGGGAGCATCCCGCAACGGTTTGGCGCCGGACCTGGACTGTTGCTCCTCCACTTCCTGCGAGGCTTGCCAGAAAAACAGATAGGGACTGATGGTGGTGCCGAATACCGCGACCACCGTAGTGATGTATGCCGGTTTCCAGGACAGCTGCGGCCAGACGGTTTTTGCGAAGACTTCGGTCCAGGGCGTATGCACGACGAACGCGGTGCCGACATAGGCCAGCAAGGCCAGCGTCAGCCATTTTAATATGCGAACGTAACGGTCGTAGGGAATGAAAATCTGCAGCAGCAGCGACAGCAGGCCGAAGCCCAGCGCATATAAATGGGCGGGGCCGCCTGCCAGCAGCTTCAAGGCTTCGCCCATGGCGGCGACATCCGCCGCGATATTGATGGTGTTGGCAAGCAGCAGCAGGCCGACGATGGCGTACAGCAGCCATGGCGGGTAATGGCGGCGGATATTGGTCGCCAAGCCATGGCCGCTGACGCGGCCGATCTTGGCGCTGACGACCTGGATCCCGACCATCAGCGGATAGGTCAGGAACAGCGTCCATAGCAGATTGAAGCCGAATTGCGCACCGGCCTGCGAATAGGTCGCGATACCGCTGGGATCGTCATCCGCGGCGCCGGTAATCAGCCCTGGTCCCAGCTTTTGCAGCCAGCTTTTTTTAGCATCGGGATGCGTCATTGCGCATTATCTCCATCACTGTGTCAGAAAAGAAGTTTCTATCCGCCCTTATGCTGTCGCAGCCTATTACATAACGCCGATTGGGTCTGTGTGCTAGCCAACAAAGCCGGAACGGGTATTGGCGGATTGGCAAAATCCTGCGCAGCTAAAGCACGCGTTATGTGTGTCAGCGCACCGATTTTTAGCAGGCGACGCCATACAGTGAACATTCCTTCCCATCCCTCACTGTTATGGAGAGCAACCATGTCAGAAACGAAAAAACCCATTTCCGCGGCAATCGACACCGCGGCCATCCGGGCCGCCGCCAAGAACATGGATGACGGCGCGGTGACGGCAGGCTACCGCGGTGACCGCGAGCAGGTGGTCGCCATGCTTAACGATGCGCTGGCGACCGAACTGGTCTGTGTGCTGCGCTATAAACGGCACTACTACACCGCGGCCGGTTTGCAAAACGGATCGATCAAGGATGAATTCCTGGAACACGCAATGGAAGAGCAGGCCCATGCCGACCAGATCGCGGAGCGCATCGTGCAGCTCAATGGCAAGCCGGACTTCAATCCGGATACGCTGGTGCAGCGCAGCCATGCGGAATACGATGGTGCGGACGACATCAAGGCCATGATCAAGGCTAACCTGATCGCCGAACGGGTGGCGATCGAAGCCTACCGCCAGATGATAGAAAGGATCGGCGACAGCGATCCGACCACACGCCTGCTGCTGGTCGGCATCATGGCCAAGGAAGAAGAGCACGCTGACGACATGCGCGATCTGCTGGCTTGAGCGCATACAGTCGCGCCGACCGGGCGATTGCGTATCGATGCCATTTTATTAATATTACTTCGAGGAGATTATCTTGCTGGAATCAAATCTGAAAGCCGTCAACGATGACGTGAAAAAACTGATCAAGGATGCGCAATCCTTGTTTTTAGCCGCGGCCGACCTGACCGGGGAAAAGGCTGAGGAAATGCGCGACCGCGGCATGCGCTTGCTCGACAAGGCAGTGGCTACCGCCCAGGAAGCGCAGGCCAGCGTCCGCGTCGCCGGCCAGGAAATGACGGACTCTGCCGAAAGTTACGTGAAAGAGAATCCGTGGCGGGCATTAGCGACGGCCGCCGGCGTGGGATTTGTGGCCGCCTTGGTCCTGACCAAGAGATAACTCTCAGCACTGCGCGCATGGCTGGAAAAATAGAAAGGCGTGGCGCATATCGCGCCACGCCTTTCTATTGCGGCGGCAATTTTCAAATTCGCCCGGTGAGCAGCAGGACAATCAGGATGACGACGATCAGGCCGGTGACGCCGCTGGGGCCGTAACCCCAGTTGCGGCTGTGCGGCCAGCTCGGCAAAGCGCCGATGACGATGAGGATCAGGATGACGAGTAAGATGGTGCTCATGCTTGGCTCCTAAAGAAGTTGGCAGGCTGGTTGGCAAGCAAGAGCGCAGGGCTTGCAACAGGACCCCCGATGCTGGAATTATTTCCCGCCGGGAGTGGAACCAAGATAATCGGGAAAGATCACAAGGTCTGTGCGCTGGCGTACAAAAACCGGTCGCTGGCCCTACCTGCCGCCCAGCTCTGCTGTCGAGGTTGACAGTGGCGGCTCTGGCCAAAATATGGTCTGATCGGAAGCGCCGCGCTTGTTGCGCCAATACTGTGCCAAAATACAAAATCCAGCAAATGCCGGTTTGGCCGCTTATTTATATACCGTCCGGAGACCGCAATGCGTACCGAAACAATTGGTGAATATGAAATCGAATATTCCGGAATCCAGCTCCCCGATAGCGAAGACTGGGCCGCCAACCTGGCGATCTACGGCCCTTCCAGCAATCCCATGCATAGAAACGATATTTTTCCGTCGCAGCGGGTAGTGGTCGACGCCGTCTTCCATACCGAGCAGGAGGCCGAAGCAGAGGCGCGCGCATTCGCCATTTCAATGATAGAAAAAGGCAGGAAAAAAGACGCCTGAAGGTAGACCGGAAATTCGCAGGCTCACGATTCTGCAGCACAGATTATTCAGCAAGGAGAAACACGATGCAGTTAGGGATGATTGGACTGGGGCGCATGGGCGCCAACATGGTAAGGCGCCTGACCAAGGGCGACCATCAATGCGTAGTGTATGACCTCCATCCGCAAGCGGTGCAGGCGCTGTTGCATCCCGGCGCTACCGGCGCCTCTTCGCTGCAAGACCTGGTCAGCAAGCTGAGCAAGCCGCGCGTGCTGTGGCTGATGCTGCCGGCCGCGGTGGTCGACGAAAACCTGGCCTTGCTGACGCCGCTGCTGGAAGCCGGCGACATCGTGATCGACGGCGGCAATTCTTATTACCATGACGATATCCGGCGCGGCGCCGAACTCAAGGCGCGCGGCATCCATTACGTCGATGTCGGCACCAGCGGCGGCGTGGCCGGCTACGACCGCGGCTACTGCCTGATGATAGGCGGCGACAAGGAAGCGGTGCAACACCTGGCGCCGATCTTCGCCACGCTGGCGCCCGGCGCCGGCGCCGCCAGCCCGACGCCCGGCCGCCAACCATCCGATAGCAGCGCCGAGCAGGGCTACCTGCACTGCGGTCCGCAAGGCGCCGGACATTTTGTCAAGATGGTCCACAACGGCATCGAGTACGGCATCATGGGCGCCTACGCCGAGGGCTTGAACATCCTGCGCAACGCCAATGTCGGCAAGCGCAGCCACGAAGCGGATGCGGAAACCACGCCGCTGCGCAATCCCGAACACTACCAGTACGAGCTCGACCTGCCCGAGATCACCGAACTGTGGCGGCGCGGCAGCGTGATCGGCTCATGGCTGCTGGATCTCACTGCCGGCGCGCTGCTGCAAGACCCCAAGCTGGATCACTACGCCGGTCGCGTCTCGGATTCCGGCGAAGGACGCTGGACCATTAACGCCGCCATCGATGAAGCAGTGCCCGTGCCGATCTTGAGCGCCGCGCTTTTCACGCGTTTCAGTTCACGCGGCGAAGGCGATTTTGCCGACAAGGTGTTGTCGGCGATGCGGCAAGGATTCGGCGGCCATGTGGAAAAACCTGCTCAGCAGAAAAAGCTGGAGGATTGATGGCGGCAATGCACAAAATTACTTACCATTGCCCAGGAAAAGCAACATGAAAATAAGTCCCCTGGCCGGCAAACCGGCCCCATTGTCGTTGTTGGTGGATGTGCCGAAACTGGTCACCGCCTACTACACCAACATTCCCGACCCCGGTGTTCCGGAACAGCGCGTAGCGTTCGGCACTTCGGGGCATCGCGGATCGGCTTTCGACAACAGCTTCAACGAAGCCCATGTGCTGGCCATCACCCAGGCCATTTGCGCCTATCGCAGCAAGCAGGGCATCACCGGCCCGCTGTTCCTCGGCATCGATACCCATGCCTTGTCGGTTCCGGCCGGCGCCAGCGCGCTCGAGGTGCTGGCCGCCAACGGCGTTGAAGTGATGCTGGCGGAGAACGACGAATACACGCCGACGCCGGCGGTGTCGCACGCCATCCTGCGTTACAACAAGGGCCGCAGCAGCGGCTTTGCCGATGGCATCGTGGTCACGCCTTCGCACAATCCGCCGCAGGACGGCGGCTTCAAGTACAACCCGCCCAACGGCGGCGCGGCCGATACCGACGTCACCGGCTGGATCGAGGCGGCCGCCAATGAATTGCTGCAAGGCGGCAACGGCGGCATCAAAAGAATGCCGGTGGCAAAGGCGCTGCAGCTGCCAACCACCCATCGCTACGACTATCTGAACACCTACGTCAACGAACTCGACCAGGTGATCGACATGGAAGCGATCCGCAGCGCCGGCATCCATCTCGGCGTCGATCCGCTGGGCGGCGCCGGAGTGCATTACTGGCAACGGATAGGCGAGCGCTACAAGCTGAACCTGAGCGTGGTCAGCGACGAAGTCGATCCGACCTTCCGTTTCATGACCGTGGACTGGGACGGCCGCATCCGCATGGATCCGTCGTCGTCTTATGCGATGCAGCGGCTGCTGGGAATGAAGGATCGTTACGACATCGCCTGCGCTTGCGATACCGACCATGACCGCCACGGCATCGTCACCAAGAGCGCCGGCCTGCTGCCGGCCAACCACTATCTCGCCGTTGCGATCGACTATCTGTTCCAGCATCGTCCGCTCTGGTCGAAGGCGCCGCGGGTAGGCAAGACCATCGTCAGCAGCCAGCTCATAGACCGGGTTAGCGCCAGGCTCGGCCGCGAGCTGTATGAAGTGCCGGCCGGCTTCAAATGGTTCGCCGCCGGCCTGAATGACGGCTCGCTCGGTTTTGGCGGCGAAGAGAGCGCCGGCGCCACTTTCCTGCGGCTGGACGGCTCGGCCTGGACCACCGACAAGGATGGACTGGCGCCAGCCTTGCTGGCGGCGGAAATCACCGCGCGCAGCGGCAGGGATCCGGGCGAAGTCTATCGCAAGCTGGCCTCCGAACTGGGCGATCCGGTCAGCACCAGGGTCGAAGCCAAGGCTACGCCGGCGCAGAAGAAGATGTTGTCGGCACTGTCGCCGCAGCAGGTGCAATGCGCAGAACTGGCCGGCGAGAAAATCCAGCACATCCTCAGCAAGGCGCCGGGCAACCAGGCTGCGATAGGTGGATTGAAGGTGGTCACCGAAGGCGGCTGGTTCGCGGCGCGGCCGTCGGGCACGGAAGATATCTACAAGATCTACGCCGAGAGTTTCCACGGCGAAGAACACTTGCAGCGCATCGTGCAGGAGGCGCAGGCGATCGTCGATGCAACCCTGGCAGGCAATCCGCAAGCGTTGCCGGCAACCGGCACATGAAGCGGAAAGCGCTGACAACGGCAGCCGAACTGGACATGCTGCAGCGCGAATCCTTCAGTTATTTCATGCACGAAACCAACCTGGAAAACGGGTTGGTGGTCGACAAGACCGCGACCGACTGGCCCGCCAGCATTGCCGCTGTCGGGCTGGCGCTGGCGGCTTATCCGGTGGCGGTCGAGCGCGGTTTCATCGGCCGGGCGGCGGCGCGCAAGCGGGTGCTGCTGACCTTGCGCTTCTTCTGGAGCAGTCCGCAGGGGCCGGAACCGGATGCGACCGGCTACAAAGGTTTTTTTTATCACTTCCTGCATATGCAAACAGGCCGCCGCGCCTGGCAATGCGAACTGTCTACGATCGACACCACTTTTTTCCTGGCCGGGGCCCTGGCTGCCGGCTGCTATTTTGACGACCCCGCCAACGCCGAGGAAAGCGAGATCCGGCGCCTGGCCGACGCCTTGTATCTGCGCGTCGACTGGCAGTGGGCGCAAGACGGCGGCGGTGCGGTATCGATGGGATGGAAGCCGGAATCCGGCTTCTTGCCGAATCGCTGGGACGGCTACGACGAAGCGCTGCTGCTTTATATCCTCGGGCTGGGTTCGCCGTCGCATCCGCTGCCGGCCGACAGTTATTGCGACTGGGCCTTCGCCTATCAGTGGCAGCAAAGCTATGGCATAGATTATTTCTACGCCGGCTCCTTGTTCACGCATCAGCTGTCGCACATTTGGGTGGATTTCCGCGGCATCCAGGACGGCGCCATGCGCACCAAAGGCATCGATTATTTCGAGAACAGCCGCCGCGCCACCCTGGTGCAGCAGCAATATGCGATAGCCAATCCGGGCGGCTTTTCCGGTTACGGTGAATATTGCTGGGGCATCACCGCCAGCGACGGCCCCGGGCCTTCGGTGCTGGAGATCAAGGGCGTCAAGCGCGAGTTCTACGACTATGTGGCGCGCGGCGTGCCGCATGGCCCGGACGACGGCACGATAGCACCGTGGGTGGTGGTGGCCTCGCTGCCGTTTGCACCCGAAATCGTGCTGCCGACCATCGATTATTTTGTGCACCAGGTCGGCCTGAAAACCGGCAATCCCTATGGTTTCAAGGCCACCTTCAACCCCAGCTATCCGTGTAACAGCGCGAACCCCTACGGCTGGATCTCGCCCTGGCATTTCGGCATCGACCAGGGGCCGATCATCTTGATGATAGAAAACTACCGCAGCGAAATGCTGTGGAGCTTGATGCGCAATTGCCCTTATATCGCGAACGGATTGCGGCGCGCCGGATTCAGCGGCGGCTGGCTAGGTGCGCAATAGGGCCAATGCCCGCTGACAGACGTTGGCGACGGTAAAACCGTATTCGTGCATCACCAGTTCACCCGATGCCGAGGCGCCGAAACGATCCACGGCCAGCACGTCGCCATGGGCGCCGACATAACGATGCCAGCCTTGCGCCACGCCGGCTTCCACCGCCAGCCTGGCGCCGATGGCGGGCGGCAGCACCGTGTCGCGGTAAGCCTGGGGCTGCTGCTCGAACAGTTCCCAGCTCGGCATCGAAACAATCCGCGCCTGGATGTCCTGTTCCGCCAGATGCTGGCCGGCGGCCACGATCAGCGCCACTTCCGAGCCGCTGGCGATCAGGATCAGGTCCGGTTTGCCGTTGGCGGCGTCAGCCAGGATGTAAGCGCCGCGCTGCAATTCTTCTGCTGCGGCAAAGCGTGTGCGGTCCAGGGTGGGAACGTTTTGCCGCGTCAGCACCAGCGCCACCGGCCGTTCAAACGATTGCACCGCCGCCCGCCAAGCCGCCGCCGTTTCGTTGGCGTCGGCGGGGCGCAGCACGATCAGGTTGGGCAGCGCGCGCAGACTGGCCAGCTGCTCCACCGGCTGGTGCGTGCCGCCGTCTTCGCCGAGGGCGATGCTGTCATGGGTAAACACGTACACCACCTGCAAGCCCATCAGGGCGGCAAGGCGGATAGAGGGCCGCATGTAGTCGGAAAACACCAGGAAGGTGGCGCCGAACGGCAAGGCGCCGCCGTGCGCCGCCATGCCGTTGATGATCGCGCCCATCGCATGTTCACGCACGCCGAAGTGCAGGTTGCGGCCGCTGTAACTCCAGCCGCCGCCATCGGAACCCTGGCGGTCGCCGGCAATGATGCCGCCCGGCTCGAAATCTCCGAAACCCTTCAAGGCGCTGTAAGTCGACGGGTCAAGGTCTGCCGAGCCGCCGATCAGCGCCGGCAGATGTGCGGCGATGGCATTCATGACCTTGCCTGACGCCACCCGTGTCGCCATGCCCTTGGCGTCCGCCGGGAACTGCGGGATGTCGGCGTCCCAGCCTGGCGGCAGGCCTGCCTTGCCGCCTTCCATGAGCTGCTGCAGTTCCAGCGCGAGCTGCGGAAACTGCTGCTGGTAGGTGGAAAATTTCTCCTGCCAGGCCGCTTCGGCTTTTTGCCCCAGTTGGCCGCCTTCAAGAAAATGCGCGGCGGCCGCTTCGGGAATATAGAAAGAGGGCTGCTCCGGCCAGCCCAGCTTCTGCTTGGTCAGGCGCAGTTCTTCTACGCCGAGCGGCGAGCCGTGGGCTTCGAAACTGTCTTGCTTGTTGGGCGAACCGAAACCCAGGTGAGTGCGCACCAGGATCAGCGAGGGCCTGCCGGTTTCGCCGCGGGCCGCATCCAGCGCCCGCGCTATCGCCGCCACGTTGTTGCCGTCTTCTACCGTTTGCGTGTGCCAGCCGTAGGCGTCGAAGCGCTGCGCGCGGTCTTCGCTGAAGCTGATGTCTGTGCCGGCGGAAAGCGTCACCCGGTTGTCGTCGTACAGGTAAATCAGTTTGCCCAGCTGCAGGTGGCCGGCCAGCGATGCGGCTTCCGAGGCGATGCCTTCCATCAGGTCGCCGTCGCTCACTATGCCGTAGGTGAAATGATTGACGATGTCGAGGTCGCCGCGGTTGTAGCGCGCAGCCAGGCTGGCTTCCGCCATCGCCATGCCGACGCCGTTGGCAAACCCCTGGCCCAGCGGCCCGGTGGTGACTTCGACGCCAGGCGTCAGGCCGCGTTCCGGATGGCCAGGCGTATGGCTGCCCCATTGGCGGAACTGCTTGATCTGCTCCAGCGGCAGGTCGTAGCCGCTGAGATGCAGCAGGCTGTACAGCAAGGCCGAACCGTGGCCTGCCGACAGGACGAAACGGTCGCGGTCGAACCAGTGCGGATCGGCGGGGTGGTGCTTGAGGAACTGTGTCCACAACACATAGGCCATCGGCGCCGCGCCCAGCGGCAATCCAGGATGGCCGCTGTTGGCTTGCTGTACGGCGTCGACCGACAGGAAGCGCAGGGTATTGATGCACAAATCGTCGAGGGCGGAAGCGGGAAGCGTTGAGCTCATTCGGCAACTCCTTGAATTCAGTGGGGATGATGCAATGCAGGGGGAGAGCGCTCAAACAAAGGTAACACTCTTTGCGGCGTTCTTCGCCGGTTTAATGTAACTGCTGGCAGCGGAAAAAGCGGGCAGGGAAGTCTGGACCACTGTAGCCCTGCGCCAGGCGTTTATCTGTGCGCTGACTAACATAGAAAATCCATGTTTGCGGCGACTCTCGGTCCGGACCGCCGGCGCCGGCTCTTCCTTGTGTCCTACGCTGATATCGGTAATCCGCTGATAGCGAGCCGAGCGGCCCCTGATTAAGATTCTGCCATGGCAACGGATATCGGGTTGCCCCAGATAATTCATAAGGAGAGCTGTCATGGGTAAATATTTATTGGCCTGGCTTCTTGGCGTGCCGGCAGTGGTGTTGGTGGTGATCTATCTGCTTGTGCATTGATCCGGGCTCGGCAACAGCTTTTTCATTTTTTCGTGCTGCCGTGGATTCTCTAGCGGGAAAACGCGGCAGGTCTAGCAGGTTTCTCAACCAAATGGAGAATTAAACATGAACAAGGACCAGGTCAAAGGCGCCAGCAAGGATATTGCCGGGAAAATCCAGGAAGGAGCAGGCAAACTGGCGGGCAATAAAGAACAGCAAGCTAAGGGCCTGCAAAAGCAGGTCGAAGGGAAAATCGAGAAATCGCTGGGCGACGCCAAGGAAGTCGCCAAGGATATTGCTCGTAAGTAGCCGCTGCCAAACCTGCACCCGCCAGCCGGCGGGAGCAGGTTCGCCAGACATTGCAACAAGCCGCTCGCCGCGGCTTTTTTATTGCCGGTTGCCTGGAACCGGCAGGCCGTTTATTCTTGGGATATGCTTGCAGCGGGCGCCATTGACCTGCCGTCATTATCGATAAGAGAGCGTATGTTCACCTTCGATCCCAATCATTATCCTTATGCTTCCCGCCGCAGCGCGGTCTACGCCAGGCGCGGCATGGTCGCCACTTCGCAGCCGCTGGCAGCCCAAGCCGGGCTGGCGGTGCTGCAGGCCGGCGGCAACGCCATCGACGCCGCAATCGCCACCGCCGCCGCGCTGACCGTGGTCGAGCCGACCGCCAACGGCATAGGCGGCGACGCCTTTGCGCTGATCTGGCACAAGGACGAGTTGCACGGTTTGAACGCCAGCGGCGCCGCGCCGCAGGCGATCACGATCGACAAGCTGCACGCCGCCGGCCACAGCACCATGCCCAAATACGGCGGCCTGCCGGTCACCGTGCCCGGCGCGCCGGGAGCATGGGCCAGCATGGCAGAGCGCTTCGGCAAGCTGCCGCTGCAGCGTTCCATGGCCGGCGCCATCGCGCTGGCGCAAGAGGGTTACCCGGTATCGCCAATGGTGGCGTTTGCCTGGCAACAGGCCTACAAACTATTTCGGGATGAGCTGAAGGGCAGCCATTTCCAATCCTGGTTCGACACCTTCAGCGTCGACGGCCGGACGCCGCGCGCAGGTGAAATCTGGCGCGCGCCAGGCCATGCCGATACGCTGGGCGCGATCGCCGCCGACAACGGCGCCAGTTTCTATCGCGGCGCCCTGGCGGAAAAGACCGCCGCTTGTGTGCAAGCCGCCGGCGGCTATCTGGACAGCGCTGACCTGGCGGCGTATCAGCCGCAGTGGGTGGCGCCGATCAGCAGCAATTACCGCGGCTACCAGGTATGGGAAATCCCGCCTAACGGCCATGGCCTGGTGGCCTTGCTGGCCCTGAACATCCTGAAAGGCTTCGACTTTGCCGAACGCGATACCTTGCTGACCTATCACCGCCAGATCGAAGCCATCAAGCTGGCTTATGCCGACGGCCTGGCCCACATCGCCGACAACGGCCACATGCGGGTCGCGGTGGAAGATTTGCTGTCGGAGGCTTATGCCGATGAACGGCGCAAGCTGATCGGCCCGCGTGCGGTGTTGCCGCTGCCTGGCCAGCCGGCGCGCGGCGGCACCGTTTACCTGAGCACCGCCGACGATGAAGGCAATATGGTGTCCTTCATCCAGAGCAACTACATGGGTTTCGGCTCCGGGCTGGTGGTGCCGGGAACCGGCATCGCCTTGCATAACCGCGGCAACAATTTCACGCTCGAGCCGGCACATCCGAATTGCCTGGCGCCCGGCAAGCGGCCTTACCACACCATCATTCCCGGGTTCCTGAGCAAGGACGGCAAGGCGGTCGGCCCGTTCGGCGTGATGGGGGCGTTCATGCAGCCGCAGGGACATGTGCAGATGGTCATGAATACGGTGGACTTCGCGCTCAATCCGCAATCCTCGCTCGATGCTCCGCGCTGGGAATGGGAAAGCGGCAATAACGTCAGCATCGAACATACCAACGCCGAGCACCTGTTCCGCGGCTTGCGCGGGCTGGGGCACGAAGCTTCGTGGTCGGCCAGCCAGCTCGGCTTCGGCCGCGGCCAGATCATCTGGCGCGACCGCCACGGCGTGCTGTGCGGCGGCACCGAGCCGCGCACCGATGGTTGCGTGGCGGCCTGGTAAACAGCAGCGAAAATCATTAAAGAGTGAATCGACAAGGAAAATGAAGATGTCTGAACCGGTTGACCTCAAGAATATTTTCCCGGTAATCATGACGCCTAGCCATGACGGGAAATATTTCCAGAACTACGTGATGTCCTTATTGAATTTTACTATTCACGCCGAACGTGCCGGCATGCCCATGCAGGTAGT
Proteins encoded in this region:
- a CDS encoding NRAMP family divalent metal transporter, with the protein product MTHPDAKKSWLQKLGPGLITGAADDDPSGIATYSQAGAQFGFNLLWTLFLTYPLMVGIQVVSAKIGRVSGHGLATNIRRHYPPWLLYAIVGLLLLANTINIAADVAAMGEALKLLAGGPAHLYALGFGLLSLLLQIFIPYDRYVRILKWLTLALLAYVGTAFVVHTPWTEVFAKTVWPQLSWKPAYITTVVAVFGTTISPYLFFWQASQEVEEQQSRSGAKPLRDAPNQASANFRRIKIDTIIGMGFSNLVAYFIMLTTAVTLGLHGVTNIQSSAQAASALRPIAGEFAFWLFSAGIIGTGLLAVPVLAGSAAYAMAGAFHWKNSLELKPAAAKKFYGIIAVSTAAGVVLCFTPIDPIKALYWSAVINGVISVPIMVVMMLMAAHPKIMGQFVIDARLKILGWVCTGAMTLAVLTMFWTLGK
- a CDS encoding ferritin-like domain-containing protein, translated to MSETKKPISAAIDTAAIRAAAKNMDDGAVTAGYRGDREQVVAMLNDALATELVCVLRYKRHYYTAAGLQNGSIKDEFLEHAMEEQAHADQIAERIVQLNGKPDFNPDTLVQRSHAEYDGADDIKAMIKANLIAERVAIEAYRQMIERIGDSDPTTRLLLVGIMAKEEEHADDMRDLLA
- a CDS encoding DUF883 family protein — protein: MLESNLKAVNDDVKKLIKDAQSLFLAAADLTGEKAEEMRDRGMRLLDKAVATAQEAQASVRVAGQEMTDSAESYVKENPWRALATAAGVGFVAALVLTKR
- a CDS encoding DUF3309 domain-containing protein, encoding MSTILLVILILIVIGALPSWPHSRNWGYGPSGVTGLIVVILIVLLLTGRI
- the gnd gene encoding phosphogluconate dehydrogenase (NAD(+)-dependent, decarboxylating), with the translated sequence MQLGMIGLGRMGANMVRRLTKGDHQCVVYDLHPQAVQALLHPGATGASSLQDLVSKLSKPRVLWLMLPAAVVDENLALLTPLLEAGDIVIDGGNSYYHDDIRRGAELKARGIHYVDVGTSGGVAGYDRGYCLMIGGDKEAVQHLAPIFATLAPGAGAASPTPGRQPSDSSAEQGYLHCGPQGAGHFVKMVHNGIEYGIMGAYAEGLNILRNANVGKRSHEADAETTPLRNPEHYQYELDLPEITELWRRGSVIGSWLLDLTAGALLQDPKLDHYAGRVSDSGEGRWTINAAIDEAVPVPILSAALFTRFSSRGEGDFADKVLSAMRQGFGGHVEKPAQQKKLED
- the pgm gene encoding phosphoglucomutase (alpha-D-glucose-1,6-bisphosphate-dependent); its protein translation is MKISPLAGKPAPLSLLVDVPKLVTAYYTNIPDPGVPEQRVAFGTSGHRGSAFDNSFNEAHVLAITQAICAYRSKQGITGPLFLGIDTHALSVPAGASALEVLAANGVEVMLAENDEYTPTPAVSHAILRYNKGRSSGFADGIVVTPSHNPPQDGGFKYNPPNGGAADTDVTGWIEAAANELLQGGNGGIKRMPVAKALQLPTTHRYDYLNTYVNELDQVIDMEAIRSAGIHLGVDPLGGAGVHYWQRIGERYKLNLSVVSDEVDPTFRFMTVDWDGRIRMDPSSSYAMQRLLGMKDRYDIACACDTDHDRHGIVTKSAGLLPANHYLAVAIDYLFQHRPLWSKAPRVGKTIVSSQLIDRVSARLGRELYEVPAGFKWFAAGLNDGSLGFGGEESAGATFLRLDGSAWTTDKDGLAPALLAAEITARSGRDPGEVYRKLASELGDPVSTRVEAKATPAQKKMLSALSPQQVQCAELAGEKIQHILSKAPGNQAAIGGLKVVTEGGWFAARPSGTEDIYKIYAESFHGEEHLQRIVQEAQAIVDATLAGNPQALPATGT
- a CDS encoding glucoamylase family protein, with protein sequence MKRKALTTAAELDMLQRESFSYFMHETNLENGLVVDKTATDWPASIAAVGLALAAYPVAVERGFIGRAAARKRVLLTLRFFWSSPQGPEPDATGYKGFFYHFLHMQTGRRAWQCELSTIDTTFFLAGALAAGCYFDDPANAEESEIRRLADALYLRVDWQWAQDGGGAVSMGWKPESGFLPNRWDGYDEALLLYILGLGSPSHPLPADSYCDWAFAYQWQQSYGIDYFYAGSLFTHQLSHIWVDFRGIQDGAMRTKGIDYFENSRRATLVQQQYAIANPGGFSGYGEYCWGITASDGPGPSVLEIKGVKREFYDYVARGVPHGPDDGTIAPWVVVASLPFAPEIVLPTIDYFVHQVGLKTGNPYGFKATFNPSYPCNSANPYGWISPWHFGIDQGPIILMIENYRSEMLWSLMRNCPYIANGLRRAGFSGGWLGAQ
- the tkt gene encoding transketolase, which gives rise to MSSTLPASALDDLCINTLRFLSVDAVQQANSGHPGLPLGAAPMAYVLWTQFLKHHPADPHWFDRDRFVLSAGHGSALLYSLLHLSGYDLPLEQIKQFRQWGSHTPGHPERGLTPGVEVTTGPLGQGFANGVGMAMAEASLAARYNRGDLDIVNHFTYGIVSDGDLMEGIASEAASLAGHLQLGKLIYLYDDNRVTLSAGTDISFSEDRAQRFDAYGWHTQTVEDGNNVAAIARALDAARGETGRPSLILVRTHLGFGSPNKQDSFEAHGSPLGVEELRLTKQKLGWPEQPSFYIPEAAAAHFLEGGQLGQKAEAAWQEKFSTYQQQFPQLALELQQLMEGGKAGLPPGWDADIPQFPADAKGMATRVASGKVMNAIAAHLPALIGGSADLDPSTYSALKGFGDFEPGGIIAGDRQGSDGGGWSYSGRNLHFGVREHAMGAIINGMAAHGGALPFGATFLVFSDYMRPSIRLAALMGLQVVYVFTHDSIALGEDGGTHQPVEQLASLRALPNLIVLRPADANETAAAWRAAVQSFERPVALVLTRQNVPTLDRTRFAAAEELQRGAYILADAANGKPDLILIASGSEVALIVAAGQHLAEQDIQARIVSMPSWELFEQQPQAYRDTVLPPAIGARLAVEAGVAQGWHRYVGAHGDVLAVDRFGASASGELVMHEYGFTVANVCQRALALLRT
- a CDS encoding CsbD family protein codes for the protein MNKDQVKGASKDIAGKIQEGAGKLAGNKEQQAKGLQKQVEGKIEKSLGDAKEVAKDIARK
- a CDS encoding gamma-glutamyltransferase family protein, translating into MFTFDPNHYPYASRRSAVYARRGMVATSQPLAAQAGLAVLQAGGNAIDAAIATAAALTVVEPTANGIGGDAFALIWHKDELHGLNASGAAPQAITIDKLHAAGHSTMPKYGGLPVTVPGAPGAWASMAERFGKLPLQRSMAGAIALAQEGYPVSPMVAFAWQQAYKLFRDELKGSHFQSWFDTFSVDGRTPRAGEIWRAPGHADTLGAIAADNGASFYRGALAEKTAACVQAAGGYLDSADLAAYQPQWVAPISSNYRGYQVWEIPPNGHGLVALLALNILKGFDFAERDTLLTYHRQIEAIKLAYADGLAHIADNGHMRVAVEDLLSEAYADERRKLIGPRAVLPLPGQPARGGTVYLSTADDEGNMVSFIQSNYMGFGSGLVVPGTGIALHNRGNNFTLEPAHPNCLAPGKRPYHTIIPGFLSKDGKAVGPFGVMGAFMQPQGHVQMVMNTVDFALNPQSSLDAPRWEWESGNNVSIEHTNAEHLFRGLRGLGHEASWSASQLGFGRGQIIWRDRHGVLCGGTEPRTDGCVAAW